A section of the Cutibacterium granulosum genome encodes:
- a CDS encoding MFS transporter — translation MTSLSYPDLFRLTGRGFVVTSLLARLPLAMSQMGTMLLVSSPLVAGRMGPGGAAAGAVAAAIAVGSPIVGALTDRHGQRTTLLVQSIVAGLGLIGEAGAALYGAAWPVIAAIGVVIGLFLPQVGTMARVRWRQVAAHHPPIRAGVLETSFAWEGAVDEASFALGPALVGILGVIFGPVPALITAGVILLVFGSWFAVHPTVRLVAPHPATTEHAQGRLLTLGTVQTTIGILFMGLVFGTVQTGTTSLATQAGQPGYAGLLHALLSIGSASAGLLLPRLARRLDMVRRWQIFALGLAVLSVPLLFVHTLGSAAIVMVILGLAAAPYMITLYSSAERVTPASRLGTVMTLLAATTSLGYAVGAAAAGRMTDLHGPMGGYGLTVAVGAMAFIHALCAARPVLARAESPVHIDVSAQD, via the coding sequence GTGACCTCCCTGTCGTACCCTGACCTGTTTCGTCTCACTGGCCGTGGATTCGTCGTCACCTCGTTACTGGCTCGGCTGCCGTTGGCCATGAGTCAGATGGGAACCATGTTGCTGGTGTCCAGCCCCTTGGTGGCAGGGCGCATGGGTCCCGGGGGTGCTGCCGCCGGGGCCGTTGCTGCTGCCATCGCCGTCGGTTCCCCGATCGTGGGGGCACTCACCGATCGGCACGGGCAGCGCACCACCCTGCTCGTCCAGTCGATCGTCGCGGGCCTGGGCCTCATCGGTGAGGCCGGGGCCGCCCTGTACGGGGCGGCCTGGCCGGTGATCGCCGCGATCGGCGTCGTCATCGGCCTGTTTCTGCCCCAGGTGGGCACGATGGCGCGCGTGCGGTGGCGTCAGGTCGCAGCACACCATCCGCCAATTCGAGCTGGGGTGTTGGAGACCTCGTTCGCCTGGGAAGGAGCAGTCGACGAGGCCTCCTTTGCCCTGGGGCCAGCCCTGGTGGGCATCCTCGGAGTGATCTTTGGACCGGTACCCGCGCTCATCACCGCCGGTGTCATCCTGCTCGTCTTCGGCAGCTGGTTCGCGGTGCATCCCACCGTTCGGCTCGTCGCACCGCACCCTGCCACCACCGAGCACGCCCAGGGGCGTCTGCTCACCCTCGGCACCGTGCAGACGACGATCGGCATCCTCTTCATGGGGCTGGTCTTCGGCACCGTCCAGACCGGTACGACGAGCTTGGCGACTCAGGCGGGCCAGCCCGGGTATGCCGGACTGCTGCACGCCCTGCTCTCGATCGGGTCGGCCAGTGCGGGTCTCCTGCTTCCCCGGCTGGCCAGGCGTCTTGACATGGTGCGACGCTGGCAGATCTTCGCCCTGGGGCTGGCCGTGCTCTCAGTGCCGCTGCTGTTCGTGCACACATTGGGCAGTGCCGCCATCGTCATGGTGATACTCGGTCTGGCGGCCGCTCCCTACATGATCACCCTGTACTCCAGCGCGGAACGGGTGACTCCGGCCTCCCGGCTGGGCACGGTGATGACCCTGCTCGCCGCGACGACCTCGCTGGGATATGCGGTGGGGGCGGCAGCAGCCGGCCGAATGACCGACCTGCACGGCCCCATGGGCGGCTATGGCCTCACGGTAGCCGTGGGTGCGATGGCATTCATCCATGCCTTGTGTGCTGCCCGGCCGGTTCTGGCGCGGGCCGAGTCCCCGGTGCACATCGACGTGTCGGCGCAGGATTGA